CATGATCGGCGACAAGCTCTACGCTGTTCCCAACTCACAGAGCCAGCCCGTGGTTCTGTACTACAACACTGAGCTTTTCGACGAGGTCGGTGTCGACGTACCGAAGACGTGGAACGAACTGCTCTCGGCTGTCGATGCGTTCGTTGACGCAGGCGTGACACCGTTTGCCCTCGCCGGTGCGTCGAAGTGGCCGGAGTTGATGTGGATTCAGTACCTCACCGACAGGATCGGCGGATCCGAGGTCTTCGATGCTGTACTCGCAGGAGAAGAGGACGCATGGTCCGACCCGGCGATCATCGAAGCACTCGAGAAGATTCAGGAACTCGTTGATCGCGGCGCGTTCGGCGATGGCTTCGGTTCCGTCGTGGCCGATACCCGCGCAGACGCGGCCCTGCTGCACACGGGCAAGGCAGCGATGCTTCTGCAAGGCAGCTGGCTCTACTCGTCATTCCTCACAGACGCCCCCGACTTCGTGGAGCGCGGCGGTCTCGCCACGACGAGCTTCCCGACCATCGAGGGTGGTGCCGGTGATCCTGCCAACATCGTCGGCAACCCGGCCAACTACTGGTCCGTGAGCGCCGACGCATCGGAAGACGTGCAGGACACGGTCACCTCGTATCTCGACGAGATGGTGTTCTCTGACGATTACACCACCCAGCTCATCGAGGGCGGAGGGGTTCCGCCCGTCGCTGGCCTTGAAGAGGAGCTTGCGAAGTCGGACAACGCGGACTTCCTCACCTTCGCCTACGACTTGGTCAAGAACGCCCCGCACTTCCAGTTGTCCTGGGATCAGGCGCTGCGCCCGTCGCAAGCTCAGGAACTCCTGACGAACCTCGATCTCGTCTTCTTGAAGAAGTCGACACCGCAGCAGTTCGTTGACGCGATGAACGGGACGCTCTAGTGGTCACAACCGTCACCGAACGGTTGGTAGCGGGAGGAGCCACTCGGTCCGCGACGCGTGCGCGTCGCGGTCCGAGCCCGGTCATGGTCATTCCGGCCCTTGCGTTCTTCGCGGTTTTCGCTCTGATTCCGTTGGCAGGCGTCCTGGTTCTGAGCTTCATGAGCTGGGATGGGCTGGGAACGCCGACGTGGGCGGGCGTCGACAACTGGCTGCGTACGCTCACGTCGCCGGAGACTGGAAACGCGGCGTGGCTGAGCTTCGTTGTCATGGTCGCGAGCTGGCTCATCCAAGCGCCGATCAGTCTTCTGCTCGGAGTGTTCACGGCCGGTCACCAGCGCTACCGGGCCGTGCTTGCTGTGCTGTACTTTCTCCCGCTCGTGTTCTCGGCCGCAGCGGTGGCCATCGCCTTCAAATCACTCCTCGACCCGAACTTCGGCCTCGGCAGCGCTCTGGGAATCGACGCTCTCGCGCAGAACTGGCTCGGAGATCCGCAACTCGCCCTCGGCGTCGTGCTCTTCGTGATCGCGTGGAGTTTCATTCCGTTTCACACGCTCCTGTACCAAGCCGGCGTCAAGCAGATCCCGGCAAGCTTGTATGAAGCCGCGATGATCGACGGAGCGAGCGTCTGGACGAGATTCTGGTCGATCACGATCCCGCAGCTGCGGTACACAATCGTGACGTCATCGACGCTCATGCTCGTCGGCTCGCTGACCTACTTCGACCTGATCTACGTGCTCACGGCGGGAGGCCCAGGGAATGCAACCCGCATCCTTCCCCTGGACATGTATCTCGTCGGGTTCCGCAGCTTCGACATGGGGCGCGCGAGCGTCATCGCCGTCATCCTCGTTGTCGTCGGCCTGACATTGTCGCTCGTTCTCAACCGAATGAGCGGCGCCAACCGCATGGAGAGCCAGATGGAGGGCGCATGAGCGCGGTCAGAACACGCCCGAACGTCATCGGAGGGCTCCTCGGCTGGGTCTGGCTCGCCATCATCATCGTGCCGATCTACTACGTCGTCGTCACCAGCATCCGGGAACAGTCGTCGTTCTTCAGCGAGAACGCACTTCTTCCGCCGTCTGAACCCACGCTCGACGCGTATGTCACGGTGCTGCAGAACGATTTCGCCCTCTACTTCATGAACAGCGTGATCGTGACGGCGTCGACGGTTCTGGTCGTGCTCATCGTGTGCGTCATGGCCGCCTACTACGTGGTTCGCAGCAGAACGCGATTCGCGAAGAACTCGTTCGCGCTCATCCTTCTGGGAATCGCGATACCGCTGCAGGCGACGATCATTCCGATCTACTACATGATCACGCAGCTCCGCCTTTACGACAGTCTGCTTGCGCTGATCCTTCCGTCGATCGCCTTCGCCATTCCCATCACGGTGCTCATTCTCGTCAATTTCATGCGAGACATTCCCGGTGAACTTTTCGAGTCGATGCACATGGACGGTGCGGGTGATTGGCGGATGCTGCGCAGCCTCGTCGTGCCGTTGGCGAAGCCCGCGATCATCACCGTCGCGATCTACGATGGGCTCAACGTGTGGAACGGCTTCCTCTTTCCACTCGTTCTCACGCAAAGCGCCGACAAGCGGGTACTTCCGCTTTCACTGTGGGCGTACCAAGGTGAGTTCCAGATAAACATTCCTGCCGTGCTCGCCGCGGTGACACTGTCGGCGCTTCCGATCGTTGTTCTCTACGCGCTGGGTCGCCGGCAGCTCGTGAGCGGTCTCACAGCAGGATTCGGAAAATGACGGGAGACACAATGACCACACAACGACTGCGCGTCGGCATGGTCGGATACGCGTTCATGGGCGCCGCACACTCGCACGCGTGGCGCACAGCCCCGCGGTTCTTCGACCTGCCGCTGACGCCAGAGCTGACGGCGGTCGCAGGACGCAACGAGGCAGCGGTCCGCGAGGCTGCAGACCGCATGGGCTGGGAGTCGGTGGAGACCGGTTGGCGACGCCTCATCGAGCGCGACGACATTGATCTCATCGACATCTGCACACCGGGCGACACGCACCGAGAGATCGCACTCGCCGCGCTCGCCGCGGGCAAACACGTCATGTGCGAGAAGCCGCTGGCGAACTCCCTCGCCGACGCGGAGGAGATGGCGGATGCTGCTGCGCGCGCAGCCGAGCAGGGGGTCTTTGCCATGTGCGGCTTCACGTACCGCCGCACGCCCGCATTGACCCTCGCAAAGAGATTCGTCGAGGAGGGCCGGCTCGGCAGCATCCGGCATGTGCGCGCGCAGTACCTGCAAGACTGGCTGAGCGACGAGAACGCGCCTCTCACGTGGCGGCTCGATCGCGAAAAGGCGGGAAGCGGCGCGCTCGGCGACATCGGGGCCCACAGCATCGACATTGCGCAGTGGGTGACGGGGCAGCGCATCGAGGGAGTCTCGGCGCTGACCCACACGTTCGTGACCGAGCGGCCCGTCGGCGGCGATTTCGTCGGACTCGGCGGCCATGGCGATGCAGCGAATGCCGAGAAGGGCGCCGTGACCGTGGACGACGCCGCGATCTTCAGCGCGCGATTCGCCGACGGCGCGATCGGGGTGTTCGAAGCCACGCGATACGCGCTTGGCCGCAAGAACGCCATGCGGGTGGAGATCAACGGCAGCCGCGGCTCGGTCTCGTTCGATTTCGAGGAGTCGAACGTTCTCAACTACTACGATGCGACAGACGATGCCGAGGCCATTGGCTTCAGGCGCATCATCGTGACCGAGCCCGAGCACCCGTACGTGGGCAACTGGTGGCCGACGGGGCACGGTCTCGGCTACGAGCACGGCTTCACCCACCAGGTCGTCGACCTCGTCAACGACATCGCGGCAGGCAGGCAGCCCAGCCCGTCGTTTGCCGAGGCTGCCCAGGTGCAGCGGGTGCTGGATGCTGTCGAGCACAGCGCACAGAACGCGTCGACGTGGCGCACCGCATGAGATTCGAGAATCGAGAGGAAGAGCAATGACGCGTCCGATCACACTGTTCACCGGACAATGGGCCGACCTGCCGTTCGAGGAGGTCGCTCGCCTCGCCGGCGAGTGGGGATACGACGGCCTCGAGATCGCGAGCTGGGGTGACCACCTCGACGTTCGCCGTGCAGCATCCGACCCCGACTACGTGCGCAACCGCAGAGAGATTCTCGAACGCAACGGGCTGTCGGTGTTCGCGATCTCGAACCATCTCGTCGGGCAGGCCGTGTGCGACGATCCAATCGACGAACGGCACGAGGCGATTCTGCCCGCACACGTGTGGGGCGACGGCGACGCCGAGGGCGTCCGCCAACGCGCCGCTGAGGAGATGAAGCAGACGGCCCGCGCGGCCGCGGCCCTTGGCGTTGACGTCGTGACCGGCTTCAGCGGTTCGGCGATCTGGAAGACCGTCGCCGGTTTTCCGCCCGTACCGGATGGCATGATCGACGCAGGCTACCGGGACTTCGCCGATCGATGGAATCCGATTCTCGACGTGTTCGACGAGGTCGGCGTGCGGTTTGCCCTCGAAGTGCACCCATCAGAGATCGCGTACGACTACTGGACGGCGAAGCGCGCTCTTGAGGAGATCGGCGACCGTGAGGCGTTCGGCTTCAATTTCGACCCGAGCCACTTCGTGTGGCAGCAGGTCGACCCGGTGACGTTCCTGCTCGATTTCGCGCCGAAGATCTATCACGTGCACTGCAAGGAATCGGTCGTGCAGTTGACGGGAGGGCGAAACGGCCGTCTCGGCTCACACCTGCCGTGGGGCGACCCGCGGCGCGGCTGGGACTTCGTCTCGACGGGTCACGGCGACGTTCCCTGGGGTCCGATTTTTCGAACGCTCAACGCCATCGGGTATGACGGGCCGACGAGCGTCGAGTGGGAAGACGCCGGAATGGAACGGCTCGTCGGTGGCCCAGAAGCGCTGGAGTTCGTGCGCAACCTCGCGCGGATCAGTCCGCCGGACGCCGCTTTCGACGCCGCGTTTTCGCAGAAGAAGTAGCTCACAGAAAGAAGACAATCAGCAATGAGCAGTAATCGCAGACAAGCGCTCATCGTGCGCGGCGGGTGGGACGGCCACCAGCCGATCGAGACGACCGACAGCGTCATTCCGTTTCTCGAGAGCAACGACTTCGACGTGCAGGTGGAGGAATCGACGGGGGTATACACGGACGCCGAATTTCTGGCATCCGTCGATCTCATCGTGCAGACGAACACCATGAGCACCATCGCCGACGATGAGCTCGCCGGGCTCATCGGAGCGGTGCGCGGCGGCACGGGGCTCGCGGGCTGGCACGGCGGCATCGCGGACTCGTACCGCAACAGCGCAGATTACCTGCACATGGTTGGCGGGCAGTTCGCCCACCACGCGGCGAAGGCTCCGAAGAGCGAGCTCGCGGGGGAGCAGGCCGACAACTACCTCACGCACACGATCACCATCGTTCCCGAGCGCGCCGACCACCCGATCGTCGCGGGGCTCAGCGACTTCGAACTCACGACCGAGCAGTACTGGGTGCTCTCAGACGGCTACAACGACGTGCTCGCGACGACGACAGTCGCCGCCCGTGACTTCGACGCGTGGAACGAGCCCGTCACGACGCCCGCTGTGTGGACCCGCAAGTGGGGTCGCGGACGCATCTTCGTCTGCACCGCCGGTCATCGGCTCGAGGTTCTTGACGACCCGAACGTGCGCACGATCGTCGAGAGGGGACTCCTGTGGGCGGCACGCTGAACGCCGACCGAGGCGGTTCAGCAACCGGAGGCCCCCTGCGCATCGGAATCGTCGGCGTCGGCAACATCAGCGCGCAGTACTTCGCCGAACTGCCGCGGCACGCGGGCGTTCAGATCGTCGCCGTCGCCGATGTTGACCAGGGGCGAGCGGATGCTGTCGCCACAGAGCGCGGCGTCAGATCGCTGACCGTCGACGCACTGCTCGCGGACCCCGGCGTCGACCTCGTGCTGAACCTGACGATCCCTGCCGCTCACGCCGAGATCGCTCGACGCGCTCTTGAGGCAGGCAAGCACGTGTACGGAGAGAAGCCGCTCGCGCTCACCCCCGAGCAGGCGCAGCCCGTGCTCCAGCTCGCGCGAGACCGAGGACGCCGCGTGGGATGTGCGCCGGACACCGTGCTCGGCACCGGCGTGCAATCGGCGCGGCGCGCTCTCGACGACGGGCGCGTCGGGTCGCCCGTTGCAGCATCCGTTCACTGGAGCGCACCGGGCCACGAACTCTGGCACCCCTCT
This DNA window, taken from Paramicrobacterium agarici, encodes the following:
- a CDS encoding carbohydrate ABC transporter permease, which gives rise to MVIPALAFFAVFALIPLAGVLVLSFMSWDGLGTPTWAGVDNWLRTLTSPETGNAAWLSFVVMVASWLIQAPISLLLGVFTAGHQRYRAVLAVLYFLPLVFSAAAVAIAFKSLLDPNFGLGSALGIDALAQNWLGDPQLALGVVLFVIAWSFIPFHTLLYQAGVKQIPASLYEAAMIDGASVWTRFWSITIPQLRYTIVTSSTLMLVGSLTYFDLIYVLTAGGPGNATRILPLDMYLVGFRSFDMGRASVIAVILVVVGLTLSLVLNRMSGANRMESQMEGA
- a CDS encoding Gfo/Idh/MocA family protein yields the protein MTTQRLRVGMVGYAFMGAAHSHAWRTAPRFFDLPLTPELTAVAGRNEAAVREAADRMGWESVETGWRRLIERDDIDLIDICTPGDTHREIALAALAAGKHVMCEKPLANSLADAEEMADAAARAAEQGVFAMCGFTYRRTPALTLAKRFVEEGRLGSIRHVRAQYLQDWLSDENAPLTWRLDREKAGSGALGDIGAHSIDIAQWVTGQRIEGVSALTHTFVTERPVGGDFVGLGGHGDAANAEKGAVTVDDAAIFSARFADGAIGVFEATRYALGRKNAMRVEINGSRGSVSFDFEESNVLNYYDATDDAEAIGFRRIIVTEPEHPYVGNWWPTGHGLGYEHGFTHQVVDLVNDIAAGRQPSPSFAEAAQVQRVLDAVEHSAQNASTWRTA
- a CDS encoding ThuA domain-containing protein, which produces MSSNRRQALIVRGGWDGHQPIETTDSVIPFLESNDFDVQVEESTGVYTDAEFLASVDLIVQTNTMSTIADDELAGLIGAVRGGTGLAGWHGGIADSYRNSADYLHMVGGQFAHHAAKAPKSELAGEQADNYLTHTITIVPERADHPIVAGLSDFELTTEQYWVLSDGYNDVLATTTVAARDFDAWNEPVTTPAVWTRKWGRGRIFVCTAGHRLEVLDDPNVRTIVERGLLWAAR
- a CDS encoding carbohydrate ABC transporter permease, which codes for MSAVRTRPNVIGGLLGWVWLAIIIVPIYYVVVTSIREQSSFFSENALLPPSEPTLDAYVTVLQNDFALYFMNSVIVTASTVLVVLIVCVMAAYYVVRSRTRFAKNSFALILLGIAIPLQATIIPIYYMITQLRLYDSLLALILPSIAFAIPITVLILVNFMRDIPGELFESMHMDGAGDWRMLRSLVVPLAKPAIITVAIYDGLNVWNGFLFPLVLTQSADKRVLPLSLWAYQGEFQINIPAVLAAVTLSALPIVVLYALGRRQLVSGLTAGFGK
- a CDS encoding extracellular solute-binding protein, whose translation is MIRSRRRLALGTALLATAALTLSACGTSGPGESAAGEASAWATTGSVHEQIWKTSFENWNSEHPDAEISVEWFNNDAYKEKIRTAIGAGTGPSLVFGWGGGTLADYVDQGKVVDLTGKVSNLVDRVLPSVVKNGMIGDKLYAVPNSQSQPVVLYYNTELFDEVGVDVPKTWNELLSAVDAFVDAGVTPFALAGASKWPELMWIQYLTDRIGGSEVFDAVLAGEEDAWSDPAIIEALEKIQELVDRGAFGDGFGSVVADTRADAALLHTGKAAMLLQGSWLYSSFLTDAPDFVERGGLATTSFPTIEGGAGDPANIVGNPANYWSVSADASEDVQDTVTSYLDEMVFSDDYTTQLIEGGGVPPVAGLEEELAKSDNADFLTFAYDLVKNAPHFQLSWDQALRPSQAQELLTNLDLVFLKKSTPQQFVDAMNGTL
- a CDS encoding sugar phosphate isomerase/epimerase family protein — protein: MTRPITLFTGQWADLPFEEVARLAGEWGYDGLEIASWGDHLDVRRAASDPDYVRNRREILERNGLSVFAISNHLVGQAVCDDPIDERHEAILPAHVWGDGDAEGVRQRAAEEMKQTARAAAALGVDVVTGFSGSAIWKTVAGFPPVPDGMIDAGYRDFADRWNPILDVFDEVGVRFALEVHPSEIAYDYWTAKRALEEIGDREAFGFNFDPSHFVWQQVDPVTFLLDFAPKIYHVHCKESVVQLTGGRNGRLGSHLPWGDPRRGWDFVSTGHGDVPWGPIFRTLNAIGYDGPTSVEWEDAGMERLVGGPEALEFVRNLARISPPDAAFDAAFSQKK